A genomic window from Pocillopora verrucosa isolate sample1 chromosome 7, ASM3666991v2, whole genome shotgun sequence includes:
- the LOC131770867 gene encoding uncharacterized protein: protein MKAMLLLHRTWVLTASLATLHGCVADPKIGDCNMTHFITGGFSCQRKMVSDLKHKPNANCSVEYQDQTSCLVDHLKSCLTGLFAGSVPAVTSLIKLLLYHCGDLKVDPALIDQFLLNQIKCKGSVFAQTVECWNDFRERLNRDKTDPKLCSDYAVAKECVTREAKTGCAIGQYVNRDLFNPFCTYNTDPPLNSSEPSIYIGSCTTQTFATSAYSCQRKMITNLAKKNSPTCRQEYNHLKLCLSATTDSCLTNTALSPFKDEVQRLVRTLLYHCGDLRGNELSISPFLLEALNCNKSMFETSVGCWDQFRLRLILNNEDRQLCVDYARSKQCISMAVQNGCAIGDLMEDDLYNPFCVDGIDPLALPSASALISGRFTFVCGNDFFYRKGIECEDHFLAAIYSAEGDTNCGRQSESFLRCLKENFEPCIGPSPNSILLESLSIVVLQSLQGTQLLCDSSVYQIAWDDLPPLLRKVATCDNDYSAVVADCGRTFRSKFIPVPSPLCEEFENGKSCIDEARQTHCSFDVQTLRTLKGNINPFCDNRTRPLFRDVGSCQSINQKLAFAVLIFSVMSCVSCR, encoded by the exons ATGAAAGCAATGTTGTTGCTGCACAGGACTTGGGTTCTTACCGCAAGTTTGGCGA CTCTTCATGGCTGCGTGGCTGATCCAAAGATTGGTGACTGCAACATGACCCATTTCATAACAGGAGGATTCAGTTGTCAGAGGAAAATGGTGTCTGATTTAAAACACAAACCAAATGCCAACTGCAG TGTTGAATATCAAGATCAGACCTCATGTCTGGTTGATCATTTGAAGTCTTGCTTGACTGGTCTTTTTGCTGGTTCTGTTCCCGCCGTCACATCTTTGATAAAATTACTGTTATACCATTGTGGGGATCTTAAAGTGGATCCGGCGTTAATAGATCAGTTCCTGCTTAATCAGATCAAGTGCAAGGGTTCAGTTTTCGCGCAAACTGTGGAGTGTTGGAATGATTTTCGGGAGAGGTTGAACAGAGACAAGACAGATCCGAAGCTCTGCAG CGACTACGCTGTTGCAAAGGAATGCGTGACAAGAGAGGCAAAGACTGGTTGTGCAATCGGACAGTACGTTAATAGGGACTTGTTTAACCCTTTCTGCACATACAACACAGATCCACCGTTGAACAGTTCTG AACCATCAATCTATATTGGAAGTTGCACCACCCAGACGTTCGCTACGTCGGCATATTCATGTCAACGCAAGATGATTACAAACCTGGCGAAGAAAAATAGCCCAACTTGCCG GCAGGAGTATAATCACCTAAAGCTTTGTTTGTCGGCGACTACGGATAGTTGTTTAACAAATACAGCGCTCTCTCCATTCAAAGACGAAGTTCAACGACTTGTACGAACACTTTTATATCACTGTGGAGATCTCAGAGGGAATGAGCTATCTATAAGCCCTTTCCTGTTGGAGGCATTGAACTGTAACAAGAGTATGTTTGAGACTTCGGTGGGATGCTGGGATCAGTTTCGTCTCCGATTGATCTTAAACAATGAAGACAGGCAACTTTGTGT AGATTACGCTAGGTCTAAGCAATGTATCTCGATGGCTGTACAAAATGGCTGTGCCATTGGAGATCTCATGGAAGACGACCTTTACAACCCATTTTGCGTGGATGGCATCGATCCACTTGCCCTTCCATCTGCCTCAG CTCTTATATCTGGACGGTTTACATTTGTGTGCGGAAACGATTTCTTTTACAGAAAGGGAATTGAATGTGAAGACCATTTCCTCGCAGCCATCTATTCCGCAGAAGGAGATACCAATTGTGG ACGTCAATCTGAGTCATTCTTGCGCTGTTTAAAAGAGAATTTTGAACCTTGCATCGGACCATCTCCGAATTCCATTCTATTGGAATCGCTTAGCATTGTAGTTCTCCAAAGCTTACAAGGAACACAACTACTTTGTGACTCGTCTGTGTATCAAATTGCTTGGGATGATCTTCCACCTCTTCTACGAAAAGTAGCAACTTGTGACAATGATTATTCAGCTGTTGTCGCTGATTGTGGTAGAACGTTCCGTTCCAAGTTTATTCCCGTTCCCTCGCCCCTGTGTGAAGAATTCGAGAATGGAAAATCTTGCATCGATGAGGCAAGGCAAACACATTGCTCCTTTGATGTTCAAACCCTGCGAACTCTCAAGGGTAATATAAATCCATTCTGTGACAACAGAACTCGACCTTTATTTAGAGACGTCGGCAGTTGTCAAAGTATAAACCAGAAACTGGCTTTTGCCGTGCTTATTTTTAGTGTCATGAGCTGTGTTTCTTGCAGGTAG
- the LOC131770864 gene encoding uncharacterized protein, translating into MRCKGVMCIHIIFVAVLLRHAVGQDIGKCNLTTFTKGGQQCQRTLISNLKNNASLNCSFEYEKQSICLNGHVSSCVDGVPLLNAFKGEIVKLLELLVYHCGKLSFEVSRINPLILGQVDCDAGKLEGMVGCWDDFRTTFNASRNDSLLCSKYAEGKQKCTNRARESCKGICQYITKDDYNPFCADGMDPPTQTTLFDCNPLPLLCPNNLVYDNAMMCDTESFKDFASGNNCSTVLLKNKNCLREKLVTQCSSMRDDKVFEDSVKTLRATLMAEQFFCGKVTLDKAALHESVKTGDCKPAFFTAAEKCAEPFRSIYENSVKKKSQEVCSSFADAKKCLNRAHEESCNFDQSSSKATMFGDDNPFCENGKDPLRSGVNGGQGTILFLFITSIAFLVGP; encoded by the exons ATGCGCTGCAAAGGTGTTATGTGCATCCACATTATATTTGTAGCAG TGCTACTTAGACACGCTGTTGGCCAAGATATCGGGAAATGCAATCTGACCACTTTCACGAAGGGAGGACAGCAATGCCAGAGGACTCtgatttcaaacttgaaaaacaacgCCAGCTTGAATTGCAG CTTTGAATACGAAAAGCAATCTATCTGTTTGAATGGTCATGTCAGTAGTTGCGTGGATGGTGTTCCGCTGTTAAACGCGTTTAAAGGTGAGATAGTGAAGCTGCTTGAACTGTTAGTTTATCACTGCGGAAAGCTGAGTTTTGAGGTATCAAGAATAAACCCCTTAATCCTCGGTCAAGTCGATTGCGATGCAGGAAAACTGGAAGGGATGGTTGGCTGCTGGGATGATTTCCGTACTACTTTTAACGCAAGCAGGAACGATTCCTTATTATGCAG TAAATATGCGGAAGGGAAACAAAAATGCACCAACAGGGCAAGAGAATCGTGTAAAGGTATCTGCCAATACATCACCAAAGACGACTATAATCCATTCTGTGCCGACGGAATGGACCCTCCAACACAGACTACCTTGTTTG ACTGTAATCCTCTCCCCCTCCTCTGCCCAAATAATTTAGTTTACGATAATGCGATGATGTGTGATACAGAGAGCTTTAAAGACTTTGCTTCGGGGAACAATTGCAG CACGGtccttttgaaaaataagaattGCTTGAGAGAGAAGTTGGTTACGCAGTGCTCTTCCATGCGAGATGATAAAGTTTTTGAGGACAGTGTGAAGACTCTTCGAGCAACTCTGATGGCGGAGCAGTTCTTTTGTGGCAAAGTGACTCTGGACAAGGCCGCACTTCATGAAAGCGTTAAGACAGGTGATTGTAAGCCGGCGTTTTTCACCGCTGCTGAGAAATGTGCGGAGCCTTTCAGAAGCATATATGAAAATTCGGTGAAGAAAAAGTCCCAAGAAGTTTGCTC ctcttttgcaGATGCCAAGAAGTGTCTCAACAGAGCACACGAGGAAAGTTGTAATTTTGACCAAAGCTCATCAAAGGCGACCATGTTTGGTGACGATAACCCTTTTTGTGAAAATGGTAAAGATCCATTAAGGAGTGGAGTGAACGGTGGTCAAGGGACTATACTATTTCTGTTCATTACCAGCATCGCGTTTTTAGTTGGACCTTGA